gggggggggggggcgttggGGGAGTCCTGTGGGGGTTTGCTGGGTACTAAGGGGGTTATCCAGTGGGTCTTGGGAGGGGTTTTGGGGGGACCGGGTGGGTCCTGGGGACTTTGGGAGGGTCCTGGGGAGTTTTGGGGGGGACAGAGGGTGTTCTGGGGGACTTTACAGGGGTCCTCGGGTGGGGGTTGAGGGGTCCTGGGGAGCTTTGGGGGGTTCTTGGGAGCTTTCCGGGGGGGTTACACCAGATCTTGGGAGGGATTTGGGGGGTCTTTGGGCGGGGTCCTGGGCAGCTTTGGGAAGATCCTggtggggtctgggggggggtTCTGGGGGGGAGACTGGAGGTTTTGGCAGGGTGGTGGTCCTGAGGGGCTTTGGGTGTCCCCAGGGGTCACTTGTGCCCTCCCCCTTGTCCCTCCAGGACATCAACAAGCGCCTCTCGCTGCCAGCTGACACCCGCCTGCCCCGAGAGCGGCCTGGaccggctggggctgcccgggCCCCTCAGTCGCCGCCTGCGCCGTGTCTCCCTGGTGCGTTCCAGTATAAACCGGTACAAACCAGTACAGGTCACAGAGCGATATAACCAGTATGGAGCAGTAGGAACTAATAGCAACccaccccagtgccccccagtcccttctggaggcagcccctcagccaccGCCTGCACCCTGTTTGCCTGGTGTGTCCCAGTATAAACCAGTACAAACCAGTATGGGTTAGTATAAACAGGTATAAGTTACTGTTCAGTGCTAGAGCCCAGTATCACCCCCTGGGGCCTCCTGGTACTTCCCAGTTCCTCCCAGACCCGTCCAGCAGTGTCCCCTGAACCTTGCTGTGCCCCAGTATAAACTGTTCCGTACCAATATGGACATGTATGGGGTAGGAGGGAGTGGTGCCACAACCTccccccagtgcctcccagttTTGCCAGTGACTGTGTTCTTGTTTCCCCCTCCCACCAGTCGGAGATCGGCTTTGGGAAGCTGGAGACCTACGTCAAACTGGACAAACTGGGAGAGGTGAGGAGCTGTCCCAGTATGGGCTGGGGGCGCCCCCCCTGTCCTCCACCGTGGCCCCTACGCCGCTGCTGTCCCCCGCCGTGTCCTTGACGTCCCCCGCTGTCCCCCGCCTGCCCAGGGCACCTACGCCACGGTGTACAAGGGCCGCAGCAAGCTGACCCGAGAACCTGGTGGCCCTGAAGGAGATTCGCCTGGAGCACGAGGAGGGCGCCCCGTGCACGGCCATCCGCGAGGGTGAGCCCCACCGCGCCACGGTGATGCCGTGGTGGcgctgagggggggggggggggggcatgcgCTCGCAGGCTGGCGGTGCGGGGGAGGGGGCTCGCTTGGCCTTACACGTGGGGGGGTCGccgggggtgaggggtgggctGAGGTcaggcggggggtgggtgggggcaggggatgAGGCCGCTGTTGTGTGtgtcccgcccccccccccccccccatcccctgcctgcagtgTCGCTGCTGCGGGATCTGAAACACGCCAACGTGGTGACGCTGCACGACATCGTCCACACGCCCCAGTGCCTCACCCTCGTCTTTGAGTACCTGGTCAGCACCCTGAAACGCTCCCTGGGACCCCTGCACCCCAAAACACACCCTAGGACCCCCAGATTTTCCATAGGACCCCAGACCTCCCCCAAACCTTCTCCTGAGACCCCTCAACCACCCCTGCACCCCAAAATCCCCCCAAGAGACCCCCAATTTCCTCCTCAGCCCTCCCAAATTCCTCCCAGGACCCTCCTACGTCCCTCCCGGGGACCCCCAAATTCCCTAGGGGCCCCTCCAACTAATCTGAGAGCCCTCCAGTTCCCTAGTAGTGCCCCCCAAATCCCTCCAGGGAACCCCCCCTAAACTTCCAGGGGACCCCCAGATTTCTCCCCAGATACCCATAGCCCTCCTGAAATGTCCCCAGGGCTCCCTAAATGTCCTCAGGGCGCCCCAAGTTCACCCACAGCTCTTCCCAGATCCCCCCCATGGACTCCCATGGCCCCCCCCAGATCTCGGTGTCTCACCACATGCCTCCTGGACACCCATCGCCCTCCCAGATATCCTTGTGGCCCCACTAAATCCTTCAGGGACTCCTGAAATGaccccatgccccccccccccccaaatgccTTCAGCACGCCCTTAAACCCCCTGGGGATCCCCTTATTGGCCCCCCCAACCGTCCGTCCTCTTTTTGGGGTGCCCCTGCCTCGCCCTGTTTCAGGACCGGGACCTCAAGCAGTACCTGGATGACTGTGGCAGCGTCATCAGCATGCACAACGTCAAGGTGCGTGCGATGGGCATGCGAGGGCCCTCTGGggtgtgcaaggggtgggtgAGGGGGTCAGGGGCGTGCAAGGGGTATGCAAGGAGTGTGCAAGGGGTGTGGAAAGGGCCCTGCGAGGGTGTCTGGCATTTCTGAGGAGGACGCAAGGGGTTCAGGGCCCCATGACATGATTTTTATCTATGCGAGGGGTTGTGATTGCACAAATGGGTGTGCAATGAACGTGCGATGAGTGTGCAAGGGGCCAttttggggggcggggggcgcagctgtttctcttccagctgctgcgGGGCCTGGCCTTCTGCCACCGGCACAAGGTGCTGCACCGCGATCTCAAGCCCCAGAACCTCCTGCTCAGCCGACGTGGGGACCTCAAGCTTGCTGACTTTGGTCGGGGGGGGGCACCCCAAAATCTCATAATCCCCTCTTgcaccacccaccccaccctcccccaCCCCGGGACCCCAAACCCCACCCTGGGATCCTCATTGAACCCCTAGGAATCCCCAttctcccctgccagccccccatATTCCCCCAGGGACACCCTTGGGTTACCCCGACTTCCTCCATTTACCCCTCTTGGGGACCCCCATTGCCTTCCCCAGGACCCCCGTCCTCCCCCCAGGACCCCAATTTCCTTTTCTGCGTCCCCAGTTCTCCCTCCTGCCAGGACCCCAGCCCCTGATttgccccccccgccccgagacCTCAGTGGCCCCCAGGACCCTCTGGGAACCCCAGTTCCATCCCTCAGGTACAACCGTTGCCCCTTCAGGGACCCCAGTTACCCCTCCCACAGTCCCcacttttattttggaaattgcCTATTGCCCCCCGGGACCCCCTCGGGGACCCCAGTTCCTCGTGCCATCAGGACTCCAGTTACCTGCCCCAGGGCCCCCCATTACCCCCAGGACCCCAGTTTCCCCTTCTGAGGCCCCAGTTACctgccccagggacccccaggaccccccatAACCcacttccccctgccccaggcctgGCTCGGGCTAAATCCATCCCGACGAAGACCTACTCTAATGAGGTGGTGACGCTCTGGTACCCGACCCCCCGACATCCTCCTGGGCTCCACCGAGTACTCTACCCAGATCGACATGTGGTGAGTGCACGAGGGCTGGGGGCTTCgcacagggggctgggggctcagaCGGGGGCTCGGTTGGAGCCCAGGGGCTTTGCACGGGGACTGCAGGCTCCTACGTGGCtccaggggggctgcaggggcgtCTCTTGCACAAGGGTCTTACACAACGGCCTTGCGGGAGGAACGGGAGCCGTGCACAAGGTTTGGAACGGGGGTGCTGAGCCCACCCAGGGGCCTTGCGTGGGGACTGTGGGCTCCTGTGGGGCCCCGGAGGGGGTTTTGCAGGGGGTCTGTCGCACGAGGGTCTTGGGCCTCGCAGGGGTGTGGGCTGCATCTTCTCGGAGATGGTGACGGGGCGGCCGCTCTTCCCCGGCTCCACTGTGGAGGAGCAGCTGCACTTCATCTTCCGTCTCCTTGGTACGGGGCGAAACGCAGCCCTTCTGGGCAAacctggggggctgtggggggaaTCCGGGCTGAATGTGGGGGATTTGGGTGAGATTGGGGGGGTTTGGGGCAAATCTGGGGGGGGGTATCAGGTAAATCGGGGTGAATTTCTGGGGTTTGAGTGAGATTTGGAGGaatttgggggggttgggggcgAATTTCAGGGGGTTCAGGAAATCTGGGGGGAATTTGGGGGATATGGGTAGGatttgggggggttggggcaAATTTGGGGGTTTTCAGGTAAATGTGGGACAGTTTGGGGGATTTGAGTGAGATTTGGAGAAATTTGTGGGGGTTGGGgcatatttgggttttttcaggtAAATCTGGGTGAAATTGGGGGATTTTGGGGGAATTGAAGGGGGTTTGAGGTAAATGAAAGGGTTTGGAAGATTTTGGGCCAGTTTGTGGGgaatttgggggtttggggtaCACTCAGGGTATTTTGGGTAAGTTTGGGGGAATGGGTGGAAATTTGGGTGATTTGGGGAAGAATTGGGAGGTTTTGGGGAAATTAAAGAGGATTTGGGGCAAGTAAAGGGggttttggggctggggggattGTGGAGGGGTCAGGGAGTGCTTGGGGGACTCCGGTGGCATGTGGGGGTGCCAGGGGGGTTTTGGGGTCCTCCCCTGatcccctcccccctcctcagGGACCCCAACAGAGGAGACGTGGCCAGGGATCGGGGCCAATGCTGAGTTCCGGGCCCACAAGTACCCCCCGTACCCCCCTGAGGGTCTGCTGCACCACGCCCCACGGTCTGCCCCATGGATGGGGGGCTGCCCCGTAgcggggcgggtgggggggggtggtccATAGCAtggcggggggctgccccatAGAGGGGTGAGGGAGTTGCCACATGGCAGAAGGGGGGTTGCTCCATAGTGGGAGCTACGTACCCCATGGGAGAGGGGTATGTGCCCCATGGGGTGGCCTTGCCCCATAACAGGGGTCTGGGGGCACGTGTGTGCCCCATGGGGTGGCTTTGCCCCATGACGGGTTGGGGATCCCTGACCAtacccttccccccccccccccaggctggaCCATGACGGCGCTGacctgctggggcagctgctgcaggtgaggGGGGCGGGGCAAGAGCTGGCCCCGCCCCTTCTTCCTGGGCCCCCGCCCCCTCCCAAAGCCCCACCCCATCGTTCACCCCTACAACTCCCCCCACCGTTGCGCAGAGCCCCCCTGCctgcatggggtgggggggtgggtgggaggggttgggggggcCACGCCCACAAGAGAGGGGCGTGACCCCATCCCTTGTGGGCGTGGCCTGATGCGGAGGGCGGGGCAGTTCGAGGGGCGGCGGCGGATGCCAGCGGCGGAGGCGATGGCTCATCCTTTCTTCGCCTGCCTGGGGCCGCGTGTCACCACCCTGCCCGACAGTGAGTGGGCGGGGCCTCGGGGGGTGGGGCCGCGGGCGAGGGGGACTGTAGGGCGGGGCCTGGGAGTGGGGGGTCGGGTAGGCTGTGGTGGAGGTGGAGCTCTGGTGGGGGGCGTGGCTTCAAGGGGCAGGCCCTGGCAGAGTCGGGGGGGCTCTGTTGTGGAAGTGGGTGGTTGAGGGCTGGGTGTGggtggggctgctgtgggcgGGGCTTGTTGTGGCAAGGCCTTTTTAGAGGGGCACGCTGT
This DNA window, taken from Falco peregrinus isolate bFalPer1 chromosome 18, bFalPer1.pri, whole genome shotgun sequence, encodes the following:
- the CDK16 gene encoding LOW QUALITY PROTEIN: cyclin-dependent kinase 16 (The sequence of the model RefSeq protein was modified relative to this genomic sequence to represent the inferred CDS: deleted 3 bases in 3 codons), giving the protein MDRMKKIKRQLSMTLRGGARPRKEPRGAPQWPWQRQRGGGGRGTDGLGWGERPPPRGHPRRRWPPLSACACASTPARPGSSEDINKRLSLPADTRLPESGLDRLGLPGPLSRRLRRVSLSEIGFGKLETYVKLDKLGEGTYATVYKGRSKLTENLVALKEIRLEHEEGAPCTAIREVSLLRDLKHANVVTLHDIVHTPQCLTLVFEYLDRDLKQYLDDCGSVISMHNVKLFLFQLLRGLAFCHRHKVLHRDLKPQNLLLSRRGDLKLADFGLARAKSIPTKTYSNEVVTLWYRPPDILLGSTEYSTQIDMWGVGCIFSEMVTGRPLFPGSTVEEQLHFIFRLLGTPTEETWPGIGANAEFRAHKYPPYPPEGLLHHAPRLDHDGADLLGQLLQFEGRRRMPAAEAMAHPFFACLGPRVTTLPDTTSIFALKEIQLQKEPGLRSASLPPPGSSSFRVLDTEF